The genome window TCGAATCAGTCAGAATCTGGTTCCCACCTCGGGCCATCTTAACAATGGACCAACTTTCGGGAGCCTTCACAGTGAAGTTTTGCTGCTCAACTGGCAAGTTTTGCTTTTCATGATGATTTTTCTGTTGATCATACCAGCAGTAACATCAATATGCACTTGGTATTCTCGCAGGCACTGCTTCCAAGTAGCGAACATTGAGATTCTAGATTTCATTAACGAAGTGCGTTCCTGGAGAGAGTTTCTATTTAAAAGAATGAGCGCTGCTGTTTCAATACTGAACGGCAAAATTGACAGCATGATAAAGCAGATCGTGATGGAACATGAGCGAGTTTCAGCTGAACTACCCACCTTCCTTGATGCTGAAGTCAGAGAACTACGAGATGCTCTCGACACCCAATTCCAGAACGAAGATGACCACCATATCCTGGGAGTGAAGAATTCTGCGGACAACTTGGAACGTGCACGACGAAGATTTCCAGATCCTGGAGGCATTGAAGCAGAATGCAAGGGTTTGCAGTCTGTCTTCCAACGCTGGAGACAGCGAATGGGCAACTTTCTCGAGCACGCCAGTTCCGAGGCTGAAAGGAGTGATAATATACAGATCCCTGTCAAGCGTATCATGGAGCTCCCAGAGAAAGCACCGACCGCTCAGGCTACTCAGACTAAATATGAGGCCATGCAAGACAAAGTGGACAAAAACGAACCTGCAAGCCTTACTGTGAGCGAAAAGCAATGCTCAGAAGCTGAGGAGCCAATCTCGACAATGGGGCTGTGGGCAACAGCGTCTGGGTACCCTGCACCCACACCAGCGGAAATCGAAGAAGGACGGAGAATTCGGCGTGAGAGAGTCGCAAAACGTTTGACAGAGAACAATGGTCAGCGATATGTGAGAAGCGAGTCTGGGCCCAGAAAGCACAGATGCTTGTTCCGAAACAGGCTTCATGGGTTGCACAAGCAAGACCACGCAGCGGCTCGCCAGTCCCTCAACCTTACCTTGCACTAGATTATCTTTTGGGAAAGAAGGTTGAGATGCATGGAGCAAGAAATTTTGTGTCTGCATTGATTATTGTTTGTTATGGGAGTACCTCGATCAGTCAAGCTAGGTAGCATTGTCAGTGGGATGCGCCTAGCTAGATCTCTTCCAAAGGATGAGTGCCACGGGTAAACTTCTAAAACGATAAATGGGTGTATCCGTAATGGGAATATCAAAGACATGAGCCAATATTCCTCTGGTACGGGAAGTGAAGGTATTCATCTGGCTTGGATCAGGACGtattggtggtggtggtgtttgttgttgttgttgttgctcaGAGCTCCCCAGGACAAAGAAAGTCCACAAAGGGCAAGTCCTCTTAGATCTCAAAGACAATAACCCATGTCCTGTATtcctctctcttcttcttcttctaccATTTTTACTACTGTAGACTTGACCACGAATCTTTATCACTTTGTCCTTAGTCCGACTGCTTTTTGCTAACTGCTTTGGCCCTTCAACAGCAATCTGTCTTTGGAagtttcatcttctttcGCAACTTTATATAACCGAAGCACGACCTAGACTCTGTTCACTCTCGAACCATTTCTTTGACTCAACTTGTTTGTAAATATGGCGTCCTCTCAAAGTCTTATCTGTCAAAGAACGTTCACTGCCACAGTATGTTCTCATCCAAGAGCAGTACCCATCCAAGGCTATATATTCTATGTACTGCCCAGGGACTAAGAGGTCTCGAACAGGTTTCGTTCTTTGGTTTTCTCGCTCTTATCCTCTTTTTCACATTGTAAGTATTACCCCGTACTCAACAGGATTCTCGAATATCACATTGCCTACTCAAAGCAAATTCCTTCCTCCTGGCTGAGGATGGAGGCCACGATATTCGTGCTCAGTTCTCTGGCCACCAATCTCGCTGGAATCTACAGGCAAGTCCCCTTCACCGTCGTTGATCCTCATCACACGTTCCTTGAGCGACTTGTTGGCTCTGTTCAGGTGTCCTGCACCATCTACACTCTCAGGTATTGGCATCCTCTTGTGTTTCCCGAAGCTGCAAAATATGAAAGCAGATGCGAAGGTCCATGTGAGAGCCCAGCACAGAATACAACAATCGAACTTGGTGGCATGCTGAAGAATCTCATGGATCAGTATGTCCAGAAATCAAACTTGGTGATCCCTCGTCCCAGAAATAGTGGCAATTCTTGCAGTGATCAACCGCCACCACTTACCACGATCCATCACACACTCTTCGGAAGAAATTTTGACATCCCTGTCAGTCAGAATTCTGTCGATATATGCTGGACTGTCTTCTTCACGGCCCTTGTACTGATTGCTATCATTCTCGTGCTCTGGAAGGGATTTACCCAGGGAGGCTGCAAGCATGACACGGATACTACATCGGGTCAAAAATCAAACAAGTCAGCAGACCTTTCAAGCGAGAAAGAGGTCCTGGATTGGATCCGTATCGCTCGCTTTGCAGTCGTTTTGGATATCAAAGACGATATTTCCCATGACAGCGTCAACATTAGAGCAAAGATCATGGAGATTCCAAAAAATCTGCGTCGATTCCAAAGCATTCTCCAGTCTGATTCCATGCTCGCCGAATCCaaggaaggagatgatgtggAAAGAAACAAAACGACACTCGcccatgtctttgatggtcACCTTCGGTTTTGCACCGAAACAGTGAAAAGTACCCTGGAAGTGCTTAACCAACTCAGTAGACGGGTGGACCACAAAATCAACCTACAAGAACAACCGGTAGACAGCTACGGCCACAGTCAAGGAGATCAGAAGCTTATAGATCCAACTAATGAGTTTAGTCTGTATCAGCAAGAGCTTCTCACCAAGGACACCCTGGAGGTGACAACATCAGCCATGGAAAAGCGCATTCTCGGAACAGTGGACGATCATACTCCAGCCCTTgacgaggaagcgaagaagcgGATTGGTATTGAGTCTGCACTTGCAAATATCTCAGCCCTTCACGAGGAAACAAAGAGGCGGATTGATAATATAGAGTCCGCACTTGTAAAGGTTCAACAATCCCTGTCTGTTGGTGTCGTTGATCAGGAACAGCTGAACGAGACTGTCGGTGGTCTCAAAGCAGACATGGGGAATCTCCGAACGTCATTGCAATCACTTTCTCGCGAAGGTAGTGACTCGCAAGTTGGTGTCGATACCATCGTTCACGAGCAACTGCAAAGCCTTGAGAATCGTGTGCGGTCCCTCGAGCGTGCGGCTTCAGTGACTCCACTCGACAAGAAGCAGATTGAACAAGAACTTGACGAACTCGACCAAGCCGTAATTAATATGAAGAATTCGCATGCGGAAATCCAGTCGAAGCTCGACTCAACCGTCACCGAAACACAAGTGAAAGAAGCCCTGAAACAAATAGCCGCGCACCTCGAGCAAGAAACTGGAGGAATGAAAAGCCAACTCCGCGGGCTCGTGGAAGCTTTGGACGAAGTCAAGCACGCTGCGATTCAGTCGAAGAACAATGACCCTGAACTTGCCAAACAATTGGAAGATATTGAAAGGGCGATCGATGATTCAGCAAGGAAGGTACAATGCTTCAAAAAAGATCTTGACACACATGCTGTGGAACACAAAAGTCTGCGCGAGGCCGTTAACCGTGCCTTAGAGTGGAATAAGGAGCTTGAGGACGGAATTAAGCAGAAGATCAGCAGAGTAACAGAGACTATCTTGGAAACGAATGCCCGGATGCATATATCAACCGAAACCAGGGATAAGCTCGAAGAATACAAGTGGCATCAAAGGAACATGAACATGAGTATTTGGGGACACCTACATAAATGCATGAACGCTCTTGGCATCAGATTCGACTTGAGCGCCGCTAATCTAGTGACTGTACACGATAAGAACCAGGATCCTGTCGAAAAGCCTGAGTCGAATGATGAGCATCTTGCTGCAGAGCATGGCGCACACAAGACCGAAACTGACGTGGCCGATAAATGGCCTTCACAGGACGAAGCTCAAGCCGCAGGATTTGGGGTTCAATCACTAAAGAAGACAGCCCAACCTACAAAGGATGAAGCCAAAAGCCCAAAGGGCGAGGCTCAAATAAAAGAACAAATACAGACATCCGACGATCAACACTGTGCGAGTGCCCAGTCTGAGCCGATCAATCCTAGGACTTCAAATCCAGCTTCCCAAGCAATTAGTGGTCCAAAGCAATCACCCGTAGCAGGCCGGAGTGATGAAGCTGTAAAGCACGACAAAGCGGATACAGCACAATCGCGCGCAGAACATAATCaagaggatgagaagggccACGAATCTGCTTCATATGAAACACACAAAGAGGCTATAGCGCAACCGAAGGCATCAGTAGGAACCCAGTCTCTTCAGGTACCAGGTTCTGTGAAGGGCAGGTCATCTGAGAAGCACGCCCCAGAGCCCCTCCGTCTGAAGATCGAGACACATACCTCCGCGAGGCACGAGAAGGACCAGGCTTCGGCTCAGTTGCCTTCGAAGCCCAGCATTGAATCTACCTCTGCTAAACTGAGCAAGAGTAGGTGGGCTCTCTCAACTCCGACCCAGCCTCAGTCCAAAACACCTACTCATGGCGAGACTGAAGAGGGCCAGTTGATTACGCCAACTCTAACCGAGCCGCCTTCGAAGCCAATCACTGAGTCTATCTCCTCCGGAATGAGCAACAGTAAGTGGGCTCCCTCAACTACGACTCAAGCGCAACCGGAGACATTAGAAAGAACCCAATCGCTTCAGACATCGGGTTCTGCGGAGGGCAAATCATCTAAGAAGCACACCCCAAGAACACCCGGTTTGAAGCAGGAGGCATCTGCCTTCTCCGCAAAGCGAGAGAAGAGCAAAGGAGCTGATACGGCTTCAGCTCAGTCGCCTTCAAAGTCAAGCACTGAGTCTGCCTCTGCCGAAATGAGCAAGAGCAGGTGGGCCTCAACCCCGACCCAGACTCAGTCCAAAACACCTACTCATGGAGGGACTAAAGGGGATCAGCCGGCTAGTTCAGCTTCAACCCCAGAAGTTCCGTCAAAGCCACCCGCTTCTGGTGAACTGAGCAAAAGCAGGTGGGCGGATGACTCTCCAGACGCGAAGAGGTCAAAGGGTGTTTCCTTGCCCTCCGAAAAGTACCCGAAAGGAGACCTTGGTGAAACCTTTTGAACTTGACGGCATAGTTCAGAATTGATGCTCTTTCAGTAGACTTCTGTGATTTAGTTCTAATGTTTCTGCAGAAGATTTGTCGCTCTTTGTGCCAGCTGGATTACTTGTCTTTTGTCTGTTTGGGGAATCCTAAGGTTGATGCTCATGTGAGTTGTTTTGTTAGTTTCTGCCGTCTGAGATTCAGTTTTGGTTGTTTGGGACAAGTCATATCGGTTCACGTAGTTGCGAATGTGAGGTCTTTCGTGTTGAGGCATCGATCAAGGGTATCATAATCGTCAAGTCGAAAGGGCCACTGCAAGCTTCAGCGCCAAATCAATGAACTGAAGTCCTCAACAAATTCACACGGTGGCCTGCTCAATCAGGTATTTTCGACAGGCAGCCTTCAGCATATCGATACGTCTCTGGGTATGAATGAAGACCTCGCGGTACATATCCAAGCTCTCCTGAACAACCTCCTGGCGCGATTTGGAGCCTGCGCAGATCTCACGCATACGGAGCTCCATCTCTTTACGTAGAAATGGTTTGCTGAGAGATGGTTTATCCGGTAGATTGGCGACCACGTTGTCATAGCCTTCCACCAAGGCAATACCTAGGCGAGTTGGGATGAATTCCTTCACAGCGTTGCGACCACTTCCTCGCGAATGAACGGCGACATACTCGCGTTCCTTGATTTTGGCAATGTGTTCGGCCATGGTAGCGTCCGTCCCTATTCCGTTCGCGTCCATGAGCCCGATGAGTTCTGGTTCGGTCAAGTAGTTGGGGGCCGTTGTCTTGCCCTCGAACATGTTCGCTTCAGTTGGCACGAAAACTTCACCCACTCGGAAGTTGGGCAATTGTTGGCTACTCTCCCACTTGTCGTATATGTAAACTTCGAGGTAGTTTTTTTCTAGAACGATCAGTCCATTGGCGTGAAACATCTCGTCGCCATATTGGATCTCAATCTCGGTGCTTTGACCCTTCGCGTCATCGGAGCAGCATGCGAGGAATCGCCTGACCACAAACTCGtagaccttcttctcgtcagAGTTCAGTGCACTTGGTGAGACCCAGCATACTGGGTGGATAGGTGGATGCGCGCGGTCATTGTGGCGCCCAGAACGAGGAGTTTTGAACGCGCCATTGATGAGACTTCATAGTTGAGAAAGTCAGTAATGTCAGAGAATGTCACCTTTAGAGAACTCTTACCCTCGGGCGTATTCGCCCCAGTTAGTATCAGGGTATTGTTTCTCAATTAACTTCTTCAAATCGATTCCTTTGTCAAATTGATCTGTCTCAGTACGAGGATAGCTGATGTAACCCTTGGTATAGAGAGATTCTGCGGCCTAATCTTGAATAAGTTTGCCGGCGAGAGCTTCAGCACATCGTACAATGACATACCTTCATGACCGCCGAACTGTCCATGCGAAGGTACCTGCTCCCCATCATCTGTAAGTCCACCGTCGTTAACGGCAGAGGTCTCCATTTGCTCGTGGGTTTTTGGTTAACTTTTGTGACTTTAGCGGTCTTTGCTAGCAGACACCTTTCCAGCATGACGGTCACGGCCGCCCTGTCGAAAAGATGGACTCTCCTCCACAAGAAGTTGacctttttcctttcttggaCATGCACCACTTTGATTCCCCAGAAAGTCTCCGGTTTGAAATTCTTCACTCGTAGATATCGATCAACAACAAAACCCAGGGTGGGGAATTGACATGATCCTGTTGATTGAGTCAGTTTAGATTGATACTGGCATCAGACAAGCTCAAAGGTAGGCCGCGTAGAATTATTTATAATAAATATATTGTAGAAGGTACGTACCGTAACTGATGAGTTTATTTGACAGATCAGCACACATACGCTGCAGTTGAAGACTCTGCAGTCGCGTAAATGCAGCACCAATTCTAAGGTCGAGTTCAATTCTGGCAGCAACTGCATTCGCTTGGTTCTCATCCACATCTGTGAGGGCCCGAGCAGCGCGTAGAACATGCCTGTTATGGGGTGAGCATTGCCGATGGAAAAAAAGCTTAATCCATATATACTCACGCCCTCTCTGTGTTGCTGAATCGAGCTCTTTTGACCAGAATACGCTGGTTTCCCTCTTTGGCT of Aspergillus fumigatus Af293 chromosome 2, whole genome shotgun sequence contains these proteins:
- a CDS encoding DNA topoisomerase 3, giving the protein MPVPRILCVAEKPAIAKAVAQHLSGGSMQTISIHGNKYVKNYLFEFNFGDPWGTCSVTMTSVLGHLMALDFESQYKSWLSCPPGALFEAPVREFVEEDNKPIAENIKEQARMSKALFIWTDCDREGEHIGTEVRKKAKEGNQRILVKRARFSNTERAHVLRAARALTDVDENQANAVAARIELDLRIGAAFTRLQSLQLQRMCADLSNKLISYGSCQFPTLGFVVDRYLRVKNFKPETFWGIKVVHVQERKKVNFLWRRVHLFDRAAVTVMLERCLLAKTAKVTKVNQKPTSKWRPLPLTTVDLQMMGSRYLRMDSSAVMKAAESLYTKGYISYPRTETDQFDKGIDLKKLIEKQYPDTNWGEYARGLINGAFKTPRSGRHNDRAHPPIHPVCWVSPSALNSDEKKVYEFVVRRFLACCSDDAKGQSTEIEIQYGDEMFHANGLIVLEKNYLEVYIYDKWESSQQLPNFRVGEVFVPTEANMFEGKTTAPNYLTEPELIGLMDANGIGTDATMAEHIAKIKEREYVAVHSRGSGRNAVKEFIPTRLGIALVEGYDNVVANLPDKPSLSKPFLRKEMELRMREICAGSKSRQEVVQESLDMYREVFIHTQRRIDMLKAACRKYLIEQATV